From one Pseudomonadales bacterium genomic stretch:
- a CDS encoding GGDEF domain-containing protein, with translation MTMNSEKVASLKTASLTSKTATARQPHSQERVLQKLNESSLLQLHQLLQGKLDVTILVTQYHSWLNSIQRADSVEYTHRDDNLSLSVGDQKQHKAHYTLRLEENYLGTIIISSQKRFTDQDLFDHEQSMAVLVHYLKVAISFRTIERTALHDSLTGVMNRASLDNLLPMETHRAQRYHCDLSIMIIDVDHFKLINDSIGHLGGDKILCRVASIITQSLRSSDLTFRFGGDEFIVLLPNTNLKGAHTAAASILASLGSEGAGSFEHAIKPQLSIGVAALRRGESQEDFLRRADNALYNAKANGRNCIC, from the coding sequence ATGACTATGAACAGTGAAAAAGTTGCATCGCTCAAAACAGCCAGCCTGACGTCGAAAACGGCGACTGCTCGCCAGCCCCACAGCCAGGAAAGAGTTCTCCAGAAACTCAACGAAAGCAGTCTGCTGCAACTGCACCAGTTACTGCAGGGCAAACTGGATGTAACCATTCTTGTCACCCAGTACCACAGCTGGCTCAATAGCATTCAGCGTGCTGACAGTGTTGAATACACCCACCGGGACGACAATCTTTCACTGTCTGTTGGCGATCAGAAGCAACATAAAGCCCATTACACATTGCGGCTCGAAGAAAACTATCTGGGCACTATCATTATCAGCAGCCAAAAACGCTTCACCGATCAGGATCTTTTCGATCATGAACAGAGTATGGCCGTTCTCGTTCACTACCTGAAGGTCGCAATAAGCTTTCGGACCATAGAGCGAACCGCTCTTCACGACTCTCTCACAGGCGTTATGAACCGGGCTTCTCTGGACAACCTTCTGCCGATGGAAACCCATAGAGCACAGCGCTATCACTGCGACCTATCCATCATGATCATTGATGTGGACCATTTTAAATTGATCAATGACAGTATTGGCCACCTGGGGGGTGACAAAATCTTGTGCCGTGTCGCCAGCATTATCACGCAGTCCCTGCGCAGTTCCGATTTAACCTTTCGCTTTGGCGGCGACGAATTCATCGTTTTATTGCCAAACACAAATCTGAAAGGCGCGCACACAGCCGCCGCTAGTATTCTTGCATCACTGGGAAGCGAAGGAGCAGGGTCTTTCGAACACGCCATCAAACCACAACTGAGTATCGGAGTAGCTGCTCTTCGGAGAGGCGAGAGCCAGGAAGATTTTTTGCGTCGCGCGGACAATGCTCTTTATAACGCAAAAGCGAATGGCCGCAACTGTATCTGCTAG
- a CDS encoding flagellar protein FlgN encodes MQQLADLLTQEILCLRQLLDTLHREHQALLTSDASAIELIAAEKQQSLANQSRATQARLHFTQQNANGDPQQQLQQLVDSSTKPQALQQIVDETTSLAQQCQEKNRANGRLINQKQQQAQGALSILRQTDSNPATYSGHGSTPNRQQGRTLGKA; translated from the coding sequence ATGCAACAGCTTGCAGACCTGCTCACACAGGAAATCCTCTGCCTCCGGCAATTACTGGATACACTCCACCGTGAACACCAAGCACTGCTGACATCTGATGCCAGCGCCATTGAGCTGATTGCGGCGGAAAAACAGCAATCACTGGCAAACCAGTCCAGAGCCACCCAGGCCCGCCTGCACTTCACACAGCAAAATGCCAATGGCGACCCACAGCAGCAACTCCAGCAGCTGGTCGACAGCAGCACTAAGCCTCAGGCACTACAACAGATAGTTGACGAAACCACCTCTCTCGCCCAGCAGTGCCAGGAGAAAAACCGAGCCAACGGCCGCCTTATCAACCAAAAACAACAGCAAGCCCAGGGTGCACTGAGCATTCTTCGCCAAACCGACTCGAATCCTGCCACCTATTCCGGTCACGGCAGTACACCAAATCGCCAGCAGGGGCGCACTCTCGGCAAGGCCTAA